In Polaribacter sp. L3A8, a genomic segment contains:
- a CDS encoding TolC family protein, with product MKKIVFILIASISVSTFSQERLTLTDCYQLLEINYPLVKQHQLLENQHQKDAEIISNSKLPQFNIDAQATYQSDVIEFPVAMSSIEPQNKDQYRATVSVNQLIYNGGATAANLKVKAAALKTKKKNIETSIYQLKTQINQLYFSILLTQESLKLLEVKELQLQTKLKEVKSGIKYGTLLPASDTVLEAELLKIKQQFIEVESNKLSLMETLSSLIGESLNSETKFEKPLIKTQLQSAINRPELDLFQLKKEEINNYESLISKQNSPRLNGFATGGYGNPGLNMLDNSFQTFYTVGVKLHWNVFDWNTNKKQQEVVAINKDFIENETEIFKLNTNIALDKQQKEIEKITAFINSDLEIIALRKKVLKTFDSQLKNGVITSSIYTTEFTNLFEAENTLLKHKIQIELAKTNYNTIKGE from the coding sequence ATGAAAAAAATAGTATTCATTTTAATAGCAAGCATTAGTGTTTCTACATTTTCGCAAGAGCGTTTAACGCTTACTGATTGTTATCAATTGCTAGAGATAAATTATCCTCTGGTAAAGCAACATCAATTATTAGAAAATCAGCATCAAAAAGATGCAGAAATTATTTCTAATTCTAAATTGCCTCAATTTAATATTGATGCACAAGCAACGTATCAATCAGATGTTATAGAATTTCCTGTTGCAATGTCTAGTATTGAGCCGCAAAATAAAGATCAATATAGAGCAACTGTATCCGTAAATCAGTTAATTTATAATGGCGGCGCCACTGCAGCTAATTTAAAAGTAAAGGCTGCCGCATTAAAGACGAAAAAGAAAAATATTGAAACATCTATCTATCAACTAAAAACGCAAATTAATCAGCTTTATTTTTCAATTTTATTAACACAAGAATCTTTAAAATTATTAGAGGTAAAAGAGCTTCAGTTACAAACTAAATTAAAAGAAGTAAAATCGGGTATTAAATACGGAACATTATTACCTGCTTCTGATACTGTTTTGGAGGCTGAATTATTAAAAATTAAACAGCAATTTATTGAGGTTGAAAGTAACAAATTATCTTTAATGGAAACGTTATCGAGTTTAATTGGGGAATCTTTAAATAGCGAAACAAAATTTGAAAAACCTTTAATAAAAACGCAATTACAAAGTGCAATAAATAGACCTGAATTAGACTTATTTCAATTAAAGAAAGAAGAAATAAATAATTATGAATCGCTTATTTCTAAACAAAATTCACCAAGATTAAATGGTTTTGCAACTGGTGGTTATGGTAACCCCGGATTAAATATGTTGGATAATTCTTTTCAAACGTTTTATACCGTTGGTGTTAAATTACATTGGAATGTTTTTGATTGGAATACCAATAAAAAACAGCAAGAAGTGGTTGCCATCAATAAAGATTTTATAGAAAATGAAACGGAAATTTTTAAATTAAATACCAATATAGCATTGGATAAGCAGCAAAAGGAAATTGAAAAAATTACTGCATTTATAAATTCTGATTTAGAGATTATAGCACTTCGTAAAAAGGTATTGAAGACGTTTGACTCTCAACTTAAAAATGGGGTCATTACATCATCAATTTACACAACAGAATTCACCAATTTATTTGAAGCAGAAAACACTTTGTTAAAACATAAAATACAAATAGAATTAGCAAAAACAAATTACAATACTATAAAAGGAGAGTAA